The proteins below come from a single Xiphophorus hellerii strain 12219 chromosome 14, Xiphophorus_hellerii-4.1, whole genome shotgun sequence genomic window:
- the LOC116733095 gene encoding oocyte zinc finger protein XlCOF6-like isoform X2, with amino-acid sequence MIILHRIDLRHCSVCEDDGIFNELSNQEGNFTLKQEEPEPLQIKQEPEPLQIKQEQEEPEHQQLKEEEKELCINQDEEQLVLKQETDDILVIPLNVQRIHNETEPQRNQLISHGSAEDENQDQEGSDSEDSGEKRNEKQKRQRYQKIKRQKGKTECSTQKTHKKAQRDQKQYSCEICDEVFSQSSSLMTHMTTHMDKKPFTCSTCGKSFQNKSHLLRHMIIHRGEKPFSCVTCGKSFIKKAYLVTHMRSHTGERPFSCEICGKGFLSKPNLVSHMRSHTGEKPFSCVTCGKCFQVKSSLLRHMMIHTDKNPFSCVACGKNYRNKFTFLRHMKIHTGEKPFSCVTCGKSFITKAELVSHMRSHTGEMPFSCVTCRKSFISKSNLVSHMMIHTGEKPFSCVTCGKSFVTKAQVVTHMMIHTGEKPFSCVTCFKSFPLKSHLLRHMMIHTGEKPFSCVTCGKSFISKSNLVSHMKIHTGEKPFSCVTCGKSFVTKAQVVTHMRSHTGEKPFSCVTCFKSFPLKSHLLRHMMVHTGEKPFSCVTCGKSFISKSNLVSHMMIHTGEKPFSCVTCGKSFITKAHVVTHMRSHTGERPFSCVTCGKGFPCKSELLRHMMIHTGEKPFSCLTCGKSFISKSNLASHMKIHTGEKPFSCVTCGKSFITKAQVVTHMRSHTGERPFSCVTCGKGFPCKSELLRHMMIHTGEKPFSCVTCGKSFISKSNLVSHMMIHTGEKPFSCVTCGKSFITKAQVVSHMRSHTGEKPFSCVACGKSFQDKSSLLHHMKIHTGEN; translated from the exons atgatcatcttacaccggatag ATCTCCGACATTGTTCTGTGTGTGAAGACGACGGGATTTTCAATGAACTCAGCAACCAGGAGGGGAACTTCACATTAaaacaagaggaaccagaacctctgcagataaaacaggaaccagaacctctgcagataaaacaggagcaagaagaaccagaacatcaacagctcaaagaggaagagaaggaacTCTGCATCAAtcaggatgaagagcagcttgtgctgaaacaggagactgatgacATTTTGGTGATTCCTCTTAATGTGCAAAGAATccacaatgaaacagaaccacagaggaaccaactcatctctcatggCTCTGCTGAGGATGAGAACCAGGATCAGGAAGGAAGCGATTCTGAGGACTCAGGggaaaagagaaatgaaaaacagaaacgtCAGAGATATCAGAAAATCAAACGGCAGAAAGGTAAAACTGAGTGttcaacacagaaaacacacaagaagGCTCAGCGAGACCAAAAACAATATTCTTGTGAAATCTGTGATGAAGTCTTTTCTCAAAGCAGTTCCTTGATGACACACATGACAACTCACATGGACAAGAAGCCTTTCACATGTTcaacctgtggaaaaagcttcCAAAACAAATCTCATTTGCTTCGTCACATGATAATTCACAGAGGAGAGAAGCCCTTTTCATgtgtgacttgtggaaaaagtttcataaaGAAAGCTTATTTAGTTACTCATATGAGAAGtcacacaggtgagaggcctttctcatgtgagatatgtggaaaaggtttcttAAGTAAACCTAATTTAGTTAGTCACATGAGAAGTCACACAGGGGAGAaacctttttcatgtgtgacctgtggaaaatgcTTCCAAGTCAAATCAAGCTTACTTCgtcacatgatgattcacacagatAAGAACCCTTTCTCATGTGTGGCTTGTGGAAAAAACTACCGAAACAAATTTACTTTTCTTCGCCACATGAAGattcacacaggagagaagcctttttcatgtgtgacttgtggaaaaagtttcataaCCAAAGCTGAGTTAGTTAGTCACATGAGAAGTCACACAGGTGAGATGCCTTTCTCGTGTGTGACCTGTAGAAAAAGCTTCATAAGTAAATCTAATTTAGTTAgtcacatgatgattcacacaggtgagaagcctttttcatgtgtgacttgtggaaaaagtttcgtAACCAAAGCTCAGGTAGTTActcacatgatgattcacacaggtgagaagcctttctcatgtgtgaCGTGTTTTAAAAGCTTTCCATTGAAATCTCATTTACTTCgtcacatgatgattcacacaggtgagaagcctttctcatgtgtgacctgtggaaaaagtttcataaGTAAATCTAATTTAGTTAGTCACATGAAGATTCACAcgggtgagaagcctttttcatgtgtgacttgtggaaaaagttttgtaaCCAAAGCTCAGGTAGTTACTCACATGAGaagtcacacaggtgagaagcctttctcatgtgtgaCATGTTTTAAAAGCTTCCCATTGAAATCTCATTTACTTCGTCACATGATggttcacacaggtgagaagcctttctcatgtgtgacctgtggaaaaagtttcataaGTAAATCTAATTTAGTTAgtcacatgatgattcacacaggtgagaagcctttttcatgtgtgacttgtggaaaaagtttcataaCCAAAGCTCATGTAGTTACTCACATGAGAAGTCATACaggtgagaggcctttctcGTGTGTGACTTGTGGAAAAGGCTTCCCATGCAAATCCGAGTTACTTCgtcacatgatgattcacacaggtgagaagcctttctcatgtctgacctgtggaaaaagtttcataaGTAAATCTAATTTAGCTAGTCACATGaagattcacacaggtgagaagcctttttcatgtgtgacttgtggaaaaagtttcataaCCAAAGCTCAGGTAGTTACTCACATGAGAAGTCATACaggtgagaggcctttctcGTGTGTGACTTGTGGAAAAGGCTTCCCATGCAAATCCGAGTTACTTCgtcacatgatgattcacacaggtgagaagcctttctcatgtgtgacctgtggaaaaagtttcataaGTAAATCTAATTTAGTTAgtcacatgatgattcacacaggtgagaagcctttttcatgtgtgacttgtggaaaaagtttcataaCCAAAGCTCAGGTAGTTAGTCACATGAGAAGTCACACAGGGgagaaacctttctcatgtgttgCCTGTG
- the LOC116733095 gene encoding oocyte zinc finger protein XlCOF6-like isoform X1, translated as MEDKMEYQHRLLFFTRIPKIILHRIDLRHCSVCEDDGIFNELSNQEGNFTLKQEEPEPLQIKQEPEPLQIKQEQEEPEHQQLKEEEKELCINQDEEQLVLKQETDDILVIPLNVQRIHNETEPQRNQLISHGSAEDENQDQEGSDSEDSGEKRNEKQKRQRYQKIKRQKGKTECSTQKTHKKAQRDQKQYSCEICDEVFSQSSSLMTHMTTHMDKKPFTCSTCGKSFQNKSHLLRHMIIHRGEKPFSCVTCGKSFIKKAYLVTHMRSHTGERPFSCEICGKGFLSKPNLVSHMRSHTGEKPFSCVTCGKCFQVKSSLLRHMMIHTDKNPFSCVACGKNYRNKFTFLRHMKIHTGEKPFSCVTCGKSFITKAELVSHMRSHTGEMPFSCVTCRKSFISKSNLVSHMMIHTGEKPFSCVTCGKSFVTKAQVVTHMMIHTGEKPFSCVTCFKSFPLKSHLLRHMMIHTGEKPFSCVTCGKSFISKSNLVSHMKIHTGEKPFSCVTCGKSFVTKAQVVTHMRSHTGEKPFSCVTCFKSFPLKSHLLRHMMVHTGEKPFSCVTCGKSFISKSNLVSHMMIHTGEKPFSCVTCGKSFITKAHVVTHMRSHTGERPFSCVTCGKGFPCKSELLRHMMIHTGEKPFSCLTCGKSFISKSNLASHMKIHTGEKPFSCVTCGKSFITKAQVVTHMRSHTGERPFSCVTCGKGFPCKSELLRHMMIHTGEKPFSCVTCGKSFISKSNLVSHMMIHTGEKPFSCVTCGKSFITKAQVVSHMRSHTGEKPFSCVACGKSFQDKSSLLHHMKIHTGEN; from the coding sequence ATCTCCGACATTGTTCTGTGTGTGAAGACGACGGGATTTTCAATGAACTCAGCAACCAGGAGGGGAACTTCACATTAaaacaagaggaaccagaacctctgcagataaaacaggaaccagaacctctgcagataaaacaggagcaagaagaaccagaacatcaacagctcaaagaggaagagaaggaacTCTGCATCAAtcaggatgaagagcagcttgtgctgaaacaggagactgatgacATTTTGGTGATTCCTCTTAATGTGCAAAGAATccacaatgaaacagaaccacagaggaaccaactcatctctcatggCTCTGCTGAGGATGAGAACCAGGATCAGGAAGGAAGCGATTCTGAGGACTCAGGggaaaagagaaatgaaaaacagaaacgtCAGAGATATCAGAAAATCAAACGGCAGAAAGGTAAAACTGAGTGttcaacacagaaaacacacaagaagGCTCAGCGAGACCAAAAACAATATTCTTGTGAAATCTGTGATGAAGTCTTTTCTCAAAGCAGTTCCTTGATGACACACATGACAACTCACATGGACAAGAAGCCTTTCACATGTTcaacctgtggaaaaagcttcCAAAACAAATCTCATTTGCTTCGTCACATGATAATTCACAGAGGAGAGAAGCCCTTTTCATgtgtgacttgtggaaaaagtttcataaaGAAAGCTTATTTAGTTACTCATATGAGAAGtcacacaggtgagaggcctttctcatgtgagatatgtggaaaaggtttcttAAGTAAACCTAATTTAGTTAGTCACATGAGAAGTCACACAGGGGAGAaacctttttcatgtgtgacctgtggaaaatgcTTCCAAGTCAAATCAAGCTTACTTCgtcacatgatgattcacacagatAAGAACCCTTTCTCATGTGTGGCTTGTGGAAAAAACTACCGAAACAAATTTACTTTTCTTCGCCACATGAAGattcacacaggagagaagcctttttcatgtgtgacttgtggaaaaagtttcataaCCAAAGCTGAGTTAGTTAGTCACATGAGAAGTCACACAGGTGAGATGCCTTTCTCGTGTGTGACCTGTAGAAAAAGCTTCATAAGTAAATCTAATTTAGTTAgtcacatgatgattcacacaggtgagaagcctttttcatgtgtgacttgtggaaaaagtttcgtAACCAAAGCTCAGGTAGTTActcacatgatgattcacacaggtgagaagcctttctcatgtgtgaCGTGTTTTAAAAGCTTTCCATTGAAATCTCATTTACTTCgtcacatgatgattcacacaggtgagaagcctttctcatgtgtgacctgtggaaaaagtttcataaGTAAATCTAATTTAGTTAGTCACATGAAGATTCACAcgggtgagaagcctttttcatgtgtgacttgtggaaaaagttttgtaaCCAAAGCTCAGGTAGTTACTCACATGAGaagtcacacaggtgagaagcctttctcatgtgtgaCATGTTTTAAAAGCTTCCCATTGAAATCTCATTTACTTCGTCACATGATggttcacacaggtgagaagcctttctcatgtgtgacctgtggaaaaagtttcataaGTAAATCTAATTTAGTTAgtcacatgatgattcacacaggtgagaagcctttttcatgtgtgacttgtggaaaaagtttcataaCCAAAGCTCATGTAGTTACTCACATGAGAAGTCATACaggtgagaggcctttctcGTGTGTGACTTGTGGAAAAGGCTTCCCATGCAAATCCGAGTTACTTCgtcacatgatgattcacacaggtgagaagcctttctcatgtctgacctgtggaaaaagtttcataaGTAAATCTAATTTAGCTAGTCACATGaagattcacacaggtgagaagcctttttcatgtgtgacttgtggaaaaagtttcataaCCAAAGCTCAGGTAGTTACTCACATGAGAAGTCATACaggtgagaggcctttctcGTGTGTGACTTGTGGAAAAGGCTTCCCATGCAAATCCGAGTTACTTCgtcacatgatgattcacacaggtgagaagcctttctcatgtgtgacctgtggaaaaagtttcataaGTAAATCTAATTTAGTTAgtcacatgatgattcacacaggtgagaagcctttttcatgtgtgacttgtggaaaaagtttcataaCCAAAGCTCAGGTAGTTAGTCACATGAGAAGTCACACAGGGgagaaacctttctcatgtgttgCCTGTG